The region GTCGGTGCTCGACGCGCCGGTCGCCACCGAGCGCATCGCGCGCCTGGGCTACGACTACGTGGCGCTGGACTGGCAGCACGGGCTGATCGGCTACGACGGCATCCTGCACGGTATGCAGGCCATCGACGCCGGTGGGGTGTCGATCGGCGTGGTCCGGGTGGAGGCCAACGACGCGGCGTCGATCGGCCGCGCGCTCGACGCCGGAGCCGGCGGCGTGATCGTGCCGCTGGTCAACACCGCCGAGGACGCGGCGGCGGCCGTCGCCGCGACCCGGTACCCGCCGCGCGGCGTGCGCTCCTACGGCCCGATGCGCTCCATGCTGCGGATCGGTCCCAAGCCCGCGGAGGCCGACGAGAGCACCGTCGTGCTGGCCATGATCGAGACGCCGCAGGGCCTGGAGAACGTCGAGGCGATCTGCGCGACCCCGGGTCTCGACGGCGTCTACGTCGGACCGTCGGACCTGTGCCTGGCAGTCGGGGGCGCCTACCCGGGTGATCCCGATGTCGCCGAGGTCTTCGAGGCCGCGCTCAAGAAGGTGCGCGAGGTGGCCGCGGCGGCCGGGATCGCGGCAGGGATCCACACCCCAGAGGGCCGCGCCGCCGCGCGCAGGCTGGCGGAGGGCTACACCTTCGCCACGGTCGCCTCCGACCTGGTGCACCTGGAGAAGATCGCCGCGGCGCACCTGGCGGCCGCCTCCGGAAACGAGGACTCGTGACCACCGCCCTGCGCACCGACGGCGTGGTGCGGCCCGTCCCGGACGACCCGCACCGCCGGGAGGCGTTCCTCCCCGCCCCCGCCGTGCAGTCCCACGCCGCGAACCTGATGCCCCTGCCGGACGGTGACCTGGGGTGCGTCTGGTTCAGCGGGACGCAGGAAGGCGTGGCCGACATCGGCGTCTGGTTCTCCCGGCTCGCCGCCGGCGGGGACACCTGGTCCGAGCCCGTCCGGCTCTCCGACGACCAGACGCGGTCCGAGCAGAACCCGGTGCTGTTCCCCGCGCCCGGCGGTGAGCTGTGGCTGCTGCACACCGCCCAGCACGCGGGCGACCAGGACACCGCGGAAGTGCGGGTGCGGACCTCCGGCGACAGCGGACGGACGTGGGGGCCGGTGCGCACGCTGGTCGCGGCGACCGAGGCGGGCGGGGTGTTCGTCCGCCAGCCGGTGGTCGTCCTGCGGTCCGGCCGGTGGCTGCTGCCCGTCTTCCACTGCGCACGTCCGGAATTCGGGAAGTGGGTCGGCGACGACGACACCAGCGCGCTGCTCGTCTCCGACGACCGCGGTGCGACCTGGCACCACGAGGAGGTTCCGGACAGCACCGGGTGCGTGCACATGAACGTCGTCGAGCTCGACGACGGCTCGTTGCTGGCCCTGTTCCGCAGCCGCTGGGCCGACGCCATCCACGAGAGCCGCTCCCACGACGGCGGGCGGAGCTGGAGCGCCCCGGTGCCGACCGCGTTGCCCAACAACAACTCCTCGATCCAGTGCACACGCCTGCGCGACGGGCGGCTGGCGCTGGTGTTCAACGCCAGCAGCGCGGCCGACGCCACCGAGCGGAGAACGTCGCTCTACGACGAGATCGACGACAACGGCATCACCGGCTCCCCGTCCACGCAGGGCGGCCCGAGCCGCGCCTTCTGGGGCGCGCCCCGGGCACCGCTGACCCTCGCCCTGTCCTCGGACGGCGGACGCACGTGGCCTGTCCGCCGGGACGTGGAGACCGGTGACGGCTACTGCATGACCAACAACTCGCGGGACGGGCTCAACCGGGAGCTGTCCTACCCGTCGGTCGCCCAGACCGCCGACGGCGTCCTGCACATCGCGTTCACCTACCACCGCAGGGCTGTCAAGCACGTGCGGATCGATCCCGACTGGGCGTCGCGGGGAGTTGCACGATGACCACCACCCTGATCACCACTCCGACGTTCGGCCGTTTCTCCCGGGAACCGTGGGAGATCCTCGAAGCCGCCGGATCCGCCGCGGTGCGTCCGCACGAGACGCGGGCCATGCCCGCCGACGACCTGCTCGCCAGGGTGCCGGAGGCCGACGCGCTCATCGTCGGCATGGACCTGGTCACCGCCGAGGTGATCGAGGCCGGGCCCCGGCTGCGGGTGATCGCCAAGCACGGCGTGGGCGTCGACAACATCGACCTGGACGCCGCGCGGGCGCGGGGCATACCCGTGGTGTTCGCCCCCGGCAGCAACTCCCGCGCCGTGGCGGAGCTGACGTTCGGCCTGATGATCGCCGCGGCGCGGCGGATCGCGGCGGCGCACACGGCGGTCGTCGCCGGTGACTGGCCCAAGCTCTACGGTCCCGAGCTCGCCGGCCGGACGCTCGGCGTCATCGGCTTCGGCCGGATCGGGCGCCTGCTCGCCGGGTACGCGCAGGCCTTCGGGATGACCGTGGTCGGATACGACCCCTTCCTGGACGACGGGGAGCTGACCGAGCGGGGTGTGCGTCCGGTGAGCTTCAGCGAGTGCCTGGCGATGTCGGACTTCGTGAGCCTGCACCTGCCCGCCGAGCCCGGCAGACCGCCGCTGCTGGACCAGCGGGCTCTGCGGACGATGAAACCGGGTGCCTGCCTGGTCAACGCCGCGCGCGGCGGCCTGGTCGACGAGTCCGCGCTGGCGGAACTGCTGCACTCCGGACATCTCGGGGCCGCCGCCTGCGACGCGTTCGCCACCGAGCCGCTGGCGGACAGTCCACTGCGGACCGCGCCGAACGTGCTGCTGACACCGCACATCGGCGCGTGCAGCCACGAGGCCAACCGCGACATGGGCGTGATGGTGGCCCAGGACGTGGCCAGGGTGCTCCGCGGCGAACAACCCCACCACAACGCCACCTGACGGCCAGCCGACACCACCGTCCGAGTTCCACCGCCCCGCCGACACTCCCCCCTGCCCCGCACCCGGCGACGAGGCCGGGTGGAGAGGACGTAGCGCCATGAACGCGAACCCCGCGACCAACGCACCGGTCGAGCCCGATCTCTACGCGCTGCGAGCCGAGGACGTCCGCAGGCCGCCGACGACCTTCCTCGGCAGGCTGCGCCACCTCGGTCCCGGCATGGTGCTCTCCGCGGCCGTCGTCGGCTCGGGCGAGCTGATCGTCACCACCTCGATGGGAGCCCGCGCCGGGTTCGCGCTGCTGTGGCTGGTGATCCTCAGCACCGGGGTGAAGGTGTGGATCCAGATGGAGCTGGCCCGCTGGACAATCCTCAACGGCACGACCGCGCTGGAGGGCTTCAGCCGGGTCGGCCCGCGGGCCGGGCGCGTCGGGTGGATCAACCTGCTGTGGATCGGGATGGACTTCGCCAAGATGTTCCAGCGCGGGGGCATCATCGGCGGCACGGCCGCGGCCTGCTCGATCCTGTGGCCGGTCTACGGTGCCGCCCTGAGCTTCCCGTCGCTGGTGGTGTGGACGGTGATCGTGACCGCCAGCGGTGTGCTGCTGCTGCAGAGCAGCAAGTACAGCGTGGTGGAGAACGCGGCCGTCATCTCGGTGGCCGTCTTCACCTTCGCCACCGTCGGTCTCGCGCTCGGCCTGCCGCTGGCGGACTTCTCCTACGGCCCGGGCGAGATCGCCGGCGGCCTGAGCTTCGCCATCCCCGCCGGCACCGTCGGCATCGCCGTCGCCATGTTCGGTGCCACCGGAGTCGGGGCCGACGAGATGACGACCTACACCTACTGGTGCCTGGAGAAGGGCTATGCGCGCTGGACCGGGCCCGACGACGGCACCGAGGAACGCGCCCGGCGGGCCGAGGGCTGGCTGCGGGTCATGCGGCTGGACGTGCTCGCCTCGTGGCTGGTCTGCACGCTGTGCACGCTGTCGTTCTACGTGATCGGCGCCGCGGTGCTGCACCCGCAGGGTCTGGTCCCCGAGGGCAACGACATGATCACCACGCTGTCGCGGATCTACACCGACACCATGGGCCCGTGGGCGCAGTACCTGTTCCTGTTCGGTGCGATCGCGGTGCTGTACTCCACCTACATCGGCTCGACGGCCAGCGTGCCGCGGCTGTGGACCAACACGCTCGGGCTGCTCGGCGTCATCGACTGGGAGGACGTGCGCGCCCGCCGGCGCACGATCCGCATCCTGACCTGGTGCCTCCCGCCGGTGTGGGCGACGTTCTTCCTGTTCCTCCAGTCCCCGGTGCTGATGGTCCAGGTGGGAGGGATCGGCGGCGGGGTCTTCCTGCCCGGCGTGGTGATCGCCGTGTGGAAGCTGCGGACGACCGAGGTCGACCGGCGCTTCCGCGCCAACCCCTGGCTGACCGTCGCGCTGGTTCTCAGCAGCACCGCCATCGCCACGATCGGCGTGTACTCGGTGCTGGAGGTCTTCGGCATCGGATTCGGCGAGTAGCGGCACGCGAGACGCCGCCGAACGCGACCTGGCCCCTCGCACCGGAGTCCGTCGACAACGGAAATAGTGGGAAAGCGACCCGTCCGGAATTCCTCCCGAAATCAAGATCGGCTTCTTCTGCGCCGCACCACCGCGTGATAAGAATGGCGGATGGGGCCGCCCGGGCACGACCGGAGCGGATTTGTTCAACACCGCCGGAATCGCCCGGCGGTGCGGCGCGGCGGAATTCCGGGTCCGCCACGCCGAGCACGATCCCGGAGTCAGTGAGCGTGAGATCTGGTGACCACGAGTGTGCGCGATGGCAGCGCTTTGTTGATGGAACTCCACGACGGCTTCATCCGGGCGCGAGCGCTCCAGCTCGCGGCCGAACTGCAGATCGCCGACCTGCTGTCCGACGGACCGCGCAGCACCGACGACCTCGCCACGGCCACCGCGACGGACTCGCGGTCGCTGTACCGGCTGCTGCGGCTGCTCGCGGGCTGCGGCATCGTCTCCGAGGTC is a window of Saccharopolyspora erythraea NRRL 2338 DNA encoding:
- a CDS encoding Nramp family divalent metal transporter, with the protein product MNANPATNAPVEPDLYALRAEDVRRPPTTFLGRLRHLGPGMVLSAAVVGSGELIVTTSMGARAGFALLWLVILSTGVKVWIQMELARWTILNGTTALEGFSRVGPRAGRVGWINLLWIGMDFAKMFQRGGIIGGTAAACSILWPVYGAALSFPSLVVWTVIVTASGVLLLQSSKYSVVENAAVISVAVFTFATVGLALGLPLADFSYGPGEIAGGLSFAIPAGTVGIAVAMFGATGVGADEMTTYTYWCLEKGYARWTGPDDGTEERARRAEGWLRVMRLDVLASWLVCTLCTLSFYVIGAAVLHPQGLVPEGNDMITTLSRIYTDTMGPWAQYLFLFGAIAVLYSTYIGSTASVPRLWTNTLGLLGVIDWEDVRARRRTIRILTWCLPPVWATFFLFLQSPVLMVQVGGIGGGVFLPGVVIAVWKLRTTEVDRRFRANPWLTVALVLSSTAIATIGVYSVLEVFGIGFGE
- a CDS encoding sialidase family protein encodes the protein MTTALRTDGVVRPVPDDPHRREAFLPAPAVQSHAANLMPLPDGDLGCVWFSGTQEGVADIGVWFSRLAAGGDTWSEPVRLSDDQTRSEQNPVLFPAPGGELWLLHTAQHAGDQDTAEVRVRTSGDSGRTWGPVRTLVAATEAGGVFVRQPVVVLRSGRWLLPVFHCARPEFGKWVGDDDTSALLVSDDRGATWHHEEVPDSTGCVHMNVVELDDGSLLALFRSRWADAIHESRSHDGGRSWSAPVPTALPNNNSSIQCTRLRDGRLALVFNASSAADATERRTSLYDEIDDNGITGSPSTQGGPSRAFWGAPRAPLTLALSSDGGRTWPVRRDVETGDGYCMTNNSRDGLNRELSYPSVAQTADGVLHIAFTYHRRAVKHVRIDPDWASRGVAR
- a CDS encoding phosphoglycerate dehydrogenase produces the protein MTTTLITTPTFGRFSREPWEILEAAGSAAVRPHETRAMPADDLLARVPEADALIVGMDLVTAEVIEAGPRLRVIAKHGVGVDNIDLDAARARGIPVVFAPGSNSRAVAELTFGLMIAAARRIAAAHTAVVAGDWPKLYGPELAGRTLGVIGFGRIGRLLAGYAQAFGMTVVGYDPFLDDGELTERGVRPVSFSECLAMSDFVSLHLPAEPGRPPLLDQRALRTMKPGACLVNAARGGLVDESALAELLHSGHLGAAACDAFATEPLADSPLRTAPNVLLTPHIGACSHEANRDMGVMVAQDVARVLRGEQPHHNAT
- a CDS encoding HpcH/HpaI aldolase family protein codes for the protein MTAADFARRIRNRERAIGYWSVLDAPVATERIARLGYDYVALDWQHGLIGYDGILHGMQAIDAGGVSIGVVRVEANDAASIGRALDAGAGGVIVPLVNTAEDAAAAVAATRYPPRGVRSYGPMRSMLRIGPKPAEADESTVVLAMIETPQGLENVEAICATPGLDGVYVGPSDLCLAVGGAYPGDPDVAEVFEAALKKVREVAAAAGIAAGIHTPEGRAAARRLAEGYTFATVASDLVHLEKIAAAHLAAASGNEDS